A window of the Fusarium poae strain DAOMC 252244 chromosome 3, whole genome shotgun sequence genome harbors these coding sequences:
- the FAH12 gene encoding Oleate hydroxylase fah12 (TransMembrane:4 (i101-120o132-153i298-317o323-346i)~BUSCO:26873at5125) gives MASTSALPKQNPALRRTVTSTTVTDTESAAVSPSDSPRHSASSTSLSSLSEVDISKPKAEYGVMLDTYGNKFEVPDFTIKEIYNAIPKHCFKRSALKGYGYILRDIVLLATTFSIWYNYVTPEYIPSTPARAGLWAVYTVLQGLFGTGLWVIAHECGHGAFSDSRLINDITGWVLHSSLLVPYFSWQISHRKHHKATGNMERDMVFVPRTREQQATRLGKMTHELAHLTEETPAFTLIMLVLQQLVGWPNYLMTNVTGHNYHERQKEGRGKGKHNGLGGGVNHFDPRSPLYEHSDAKLIVLSDIGIALTGTALYFLIQKFGFYNMAIWYFVPYLWVNHWLVAITFLQHTDPTLPHYTNDEWNFVRGAAATIDREMGFIGRHLLHGIIETHVLHHYVSSIPFYNADEATEAIKPVMGKHYRADVQDGPRGFIRAMYRSARMCQWVEPSAEAEGAGKGVLFFRNRNKVGTAPAVIKPAA, from the exons ATGGCGTCAACTTCGGCTCTGCCTAAGCAGAACCCTGCTCTTAGACGCACCGTCACCTCCACCACCGTGACGGATACTGAGTCTGCTGCTGTCTCTCCTTCAGACTCTCCCCGCCACTCGGCCTCTTCCACCTCGCTCTCATCTCTCTCCGAGGTCGACATTTCCAAGCCCAAGGCCGAATATGGTGTTATGCTCGACACCTACGGCAACAAGTTCGAGGTTCCCGACTTCACCATCAAGGAGATCTACAATGCCATTCCCAAGCATTGTTTCAAGCGCTCCGCTCTCAAGGGATACGGATACATCCTTCGCGACATTGTCCTCCTTGCCACCACCTTTAGTATCTGGTACAACTATGTGACCCCCGAGTACATCCCCAGCACCCCCGCCCGCGCTGGTCTCTGGGCCGTCTATACTGTTCTCCAGGGTCTTTTCGGTACCGGTCTCTGGGTCATTGCTCACGAGTGTGGCCACGGTGCTTTCTCTGACTCCCGCCTCATCAACGACATCACCGGCTGGGTTCTCCACTCTTCTCTCCTCGTCCCCTACTTCAGCTGGCAAATCTCCCACCGAAAGCACCACAAGGCTACCGGAAACATGGAGCGTGACATGGTCTTTGTCCCCCGAACTCGCGAGCAGCAGGCTACTCGTCTCGGCAAGATGACCCACGAGCTTGCCCACCTCACTGAGGAGACTCCCGCCTTCACTCTGATCATGCTTGTTCTCCAGCAGCTGGTCGGCTGGCCCAACTACCTCATGACCAACGTTACCGGCCACAACTACCACGAGCGTCAGAAGGAGGGCCGTGGCAAGGGTAAACACAACGGTCTCGGTGGCGGTGTCAACCACTTCGATCCCCGCAGCCCTCTTTACGAGCACAGCGACGCCAAGCTCATCGTCCTGAGCGACATTGGTATCGCCCTGACGGGTACCGCTCTGTACTTCCTCATTCAGAAGTTTGGCTTCTACAACATGGCCATCTGGTACTTCGTTCCCTACCTTTGGGTTAACCACTGGCTCG TTGCTATTACCTTCCTCCAGCACACCGATCCTACTCTTCCCCACTACACCAACGACGAGTGGAACTTTGTCCGCGGTGCCGCTGCCACTATCGATCGTGAGATGGGTTTTATCGGCCGACACCTTCTCCACGGTATCATCGAGACTCACGTCCTCCACCACTACGTCAGCAGCATCCCCTTCTACAACGCCGACGAGGCTACCGAGGCTATCAAGCCTGTCATGGGCAAGCACTACCGCGCCGACGTCCAGGATGGCCCCCGTGGCTTCATTCGTGCCATGTACCGCAGTGCCCGTATGTGCCAGTGGGTTGAGCCCAGTGCTGAGGCTGAGGGTGCTGGCAAGGGTGTTCTGTTCTTCCGCAACCGCAACAAGGTTGGCACTGCCCCTGCTGTCATCAAGCCCGCTGCTTAA